The following proteins come from a genomic window of Daphnia carinata strain CSIRO-1 chromosome 8, CSIRO_AGI_Dcar_HiC_V3, whole genome shotgun sequence:
- the LOC130704196 gene encoding uncharacterized protein LOC130704196 yields MTPLALAAFTLLSLAAGQSNFNEQIAGGMGSGFEQKQRGPNAGPFVTTTTVTTVLDFGPASSRMSRSHGTEWNHHFGDRKSYKNFAQRDIDVILNTWDILKRRGNFAPKLFLRYFKAKPESQKLFPSFANVPLSELPANRDFLNAAYSCINSLNFLIPYLKYDHPERCPNFPRHLKNKYNNVDIKKFGSIWMTAIQEEMGNAFTDEVRDVWKKSVMAVIDFVSK; encoded by the exons ATGACGCCGTTGGCTTTGGCTGCTTTTACATTGCTTTCGCTGGCTGCTGGCCAGAGCAATTTCAACGAGCAGATTGCG GGAGGAATGGGTTCTGGTTTCGAACAGAAACAACGAGGACCGAATGCTGGCCCATTTGTAACAACAACTACCGTGACGACTGTTCTCGATTTTGGTCCTGCAAGCTCTAGGATGTCAAGATCTCATGGCACTGAATGGAACCATCATTTTGGCGATAGAAAATCGTACAAAAATTTTGCCCAACGAGATATCGATGTGATTTTAAATACTTGGGACATCTTAAAGAGACGTGGTAATTTTGCtccaaaactatttttgag ATATTTTAAAGCAAAACCCGAATCTCAAAAATTGTTCCCGAGCTTTGCCAACGTTCCTCTTTCAGAACTTCCTGCCAATCGTGATTTTCTGAACGCGGCCTACAGCTGCATTAATAGTCTCAATTTTCTCATTCCATACCTGAAATACGATCACCCCGAACGTTGCCCTAACTTTCCCCGGCATTTGAAGAACAAGTACAACAATGTTGATATTAAG AAATTTGGATCTATTTGGATGACGGCCATACAAGAAGAGATGGGCAACGCTTTCACTGATGAAGTTCGTGACGTGTGGAAGAAGTCTGTCATGGCAGTGATTGACTTTGTCTCCAAATAA
- the LOC130704217 gene encoding ATP-dependent RNA helicase vasa-like, translating into MTWLILGFCALLSLAAGENPFGDRYSGGISPGYGGTGGMGGMGGIGGATGGYGGTTGGYGGYGGTSGSTGWTGSPYHGTTGGPFVTTTTVTTVLDLSTGITKTFHSSSNRPGADKFNYGGENRMMEGGGGGFYNVLSENDIAMLNNSWNILRKRSDFAPKVFVRYFKSKPEAQKLFPEFANVPLTDLPNNHDFLNAAYSCVASLDYILPHLKYAHAERCPALLELKDKYNNIDLKKFGPIWMTAMQEEMGNAMTNEVRDVWKKAIVAFTDYSSQ; encoded by the exons ATGACTTGGTTAATTTTAGGTTTTTGTGCTCTGTTATCGCTGGCGGCTGGTGAGAATCCTTTCGGTGATCGATATTCG GGAGGAATTAGTCCTGGATATGGTGGAACGGGAGGGATGGGAGGGATGGGAGGAATCGGTGGGGCCACCGGAGGGTACGGAGGGACCACTGGAGGTTATGGAGGGTATGGAGGAACAAGCGGAAGCACAGGATGGACGGGATCGCCTTACCATGGAACAACAGGTGGCCCGTTTGTAACGACGACTACTGTGACGACCGTACTCGACTTGAGCACTGGAATAACCAAAACTTTCCATTCGTCAAGCAATCGCCCTGGCGCTGACAAATTTAATTATGGAGGTGAAAATCGGATGATGGAGGGAGGTGGTGGTGGCTTCTATAATGTCTTAAGTGAAAACGATATCGCCATGCTGAACAATAGCTGGAATATCCTGAGAAAACGCAGCGATTTCGCACCCAAAGTTTTTGTGAG atatttcaaatcaaaaccCGAAGCTCAAAAGCTTTTCCCTGAATTTGCTAATGTACCCCTCACTGATTTGCCAAATAACCATGACTTCCTTAATGCAGCCTACTCCTGTGTGGCCAGTTTAGATTACATCCTGCCCCATCTCAAATATGCACATGCTGAACGATGCCCTGCACTACTTGAACTGAAGGATAAGTACAACAATATTGACCTCAAG AAATTTGGACCTATCTGGATGACGGCCATGCAAGAAGAGATGGGCAACGCGATGACTAACGAAGTTCGTGACGTTTGGAAGAAAGCCATTGTTGCTTTTACCGACTATTCTtcacaataa
- the LOC130704214 gene encoding serine/threonine-protein phosphatase 4 catalytic subunit — protein MSDFSDLDRQIEQLRRCEIIKESEVKALCAKAREILVEESNVQRVDSPVTVCGDIHGQFYDLKELFKVGGDVPDTNYLFMGDFVDRGFYSVETFLLLLALKVRYPDRITLIRGNHESRQITQVYGFYDECFRKYGSVTVWRYCTEIFDYLSLSAIIDGKIFCVHGGLSPSIQTLDQIRIIDRKQEVPHDGPMCDLLWSDPEDTQQGWGVSPRGAGYLFGSDVVQHFNTSNDIEMICRAHQLVMEGYKWHFNETVLTVWSAPNYCYRCGNVAAILELDENLHREFTIFEAAPQETRGIPSKKPQADYFL, from the exons ATGTCAGACTTCAGTGATTTGGATCGGCAAATTGAACAACTCAGACGGTGTGAAATTATTAAAGAGTCAGAAGTTAAAGCACTATGTGCCAAAGCGAGGGAAATTCTGGTGGAAGAGAGCAATGTTCAGCGTGTTGATTCTCCTGTCACA GTTTGTGGTGATATCCATGGGCagttttatgatttaaaagaaCTTTTTAAAGTGGGTGGGGATGTTCCTGACACAAACTACCTTTTCATGGGTGATTTTGTGGATCGAGGATTTTACAGTGTGGAGACCTTTCTTCTACTATTAGCTTTAAAG GTTCGTTACCCAGATCGCATCACTTTAATCAGAGGGAACCACGAATCACGTCAAATCACCCAGGTTTATGGTTTCTATGACGAATGTTTTAGGAAATATGGGTCAGTAACAGTGTGGCGATATTGTACTGAAATTTTCGACTACCTCAGTCTTTCGGCGATCATTGACGGCAAG ATCTTCTGTGTACATGGTGGGCTATCTCCTTCTATTCAGACATTGGATCAAATCCGAATTATTGACAGAAAACAGGAAGTTCCTCACGATGGGCCAATGTGTGACCTTCTTTGGTCTGATCCTGAAG ATACACAGCAAGGATGGGGTGTAAGTCCACGTGGTGCCGGTTACCTCTTTGGCTCGGACGTCGTACAACACTTCAACACTTCTAATGACATAGAAATGATTTGCAGAGCACACCAACTTGTTATGGAAGGTTACAAATGGCATTTCAATGAGACAGTACTGACTGTTTGGTCAGCCCCAAACTACTGTTATAG GTGCGGAAACGTAGCTGCCATTTTGGAATTGGACGAAAATCTGCATCGagaatttacaatttttgaaGCTGCCCCACAAGAAACTCGTGGCATTCCTTCCAAAAAACCTCAAGCTGATTATTTCCTATGA
- the LOC130704210 gene encoding probable chitinase 10, with protein MKSCLALAFICCCAFPIVIATRFVCYFPNWTFYRQGAGNFKVSNIDPSLCTDLVYSFAVLDGNTYKIKIFDPWVDIDNKGYADFVALKTRNPQLKTTIAIGGWTDSHDGTSKYSQLVANSTHRAIFIQSVMEFLEKYKFDGLDLDWEYPSGESDKAGFAELMRELRNAFGSRYLLTVAVAANSTIIDEGYDVQAMVETADYINLMAYDMHGAWEPQTDHHAPLYKRDWETVDNNIDYIVNYWMGKGLPADMINLGIPLYGKSWTLGESVEPEFQALGAGEGAAGPFTGLAGTLGYNEICKYIKTDGWQSVDDPDQLNGPYAVSTSNPKTWVSYDDIKMASVKSQYVLTNQLGGAMVWDISTDDFHDRCGDGANPLMTTISETVVRNGSRFICYFPNWGYYRSGDGKYVVDNINASLCTDLVYAFAILNGTTYKITEYDPTVDLGTQQFYAKFIDLKKQNPGLKTTIAIGGWTDSHDGTNKYSKMVADPTNRATFVTSVMEFLQKYKFDGLDIDWEYPSGLSDKEGLANLMKELRAAFGLQYLLTVAVAANQTIIDLGYDVPVMAETADYINVMAYDMHGPWELLTDHHAPLYERDWDTDPTNNVDSVINYWIAEGLPPSKIMMGIPLYGKSWTLNYTYTEDPTLPAPGLGPGAPGPLTQDTTGYLGYYEICNSVKNEGWEVVVDSEFKIGPYASSPNVPKTWVGYDDPTMANVKSRYVLNKGLGGAMVWDISTDDFRNTCGEGPNPIMTNISRTVGVDVSSTTTSKPIVTSTTTATSTSVLTSTTTATSTSSSGETSTSGNGETSPETGPTSTIKLTTWPRTTTPWTTRTTMFVTPFSPSSGDRITSHGNLLLLIFVILLMRVLNRL; from the exons ATGAAGAGTTGTTTGGCGCTGGCTTTTATCTGCTGCTGCGCCTTTCCGATTGTGATCGCAACCCGGTTTGTTTGCTACTTTCCAAATTGGACGTTTTATCGACAAG GCGCAGGCAATTTTAAAGTGTCAAATATCGACCCATCTTTGTGTACCGATTTGGTCTATTCTTTTGCTGTGCTCGATGGCAACACCTACAAGATCAAAATCTTTGATCCATGGGTCGACATTGACAATAAAGGCTACGCCGATTTTGTGGCACTGAAAACCCGCAATCCACAGTTGAAGACAACGATTGCCATCGGAGGATGGACCGACTCTCACGACGGCACATCCAAATATTCGCAATTGGTGGCCAATTCGACCCATCGAGCGATTTTCATCCAGTCCGTCATGGAATTTCtcgaaaaatataaatttgaTGGACTCGATCTCGACTGGGAATATCCTAGTGGTGAATCAGACAAAGCTGGATTCGCAGAGTTAATGAGAGAACTTCGAAATGCTTTTGGGTCCCGATATTTGCTAACGGTCGCTGTAGCAGCAAACTCGACAATCATCGATGAAG gttATGATGTACAAGCAATGGTAGAGACGGCAGACTACATCAATTTAATGGCTTACGACATGCATGGCGCGTGGGAGCCTCAAACAGATCACCACGCCCCACTTTACAAACGAGACTGGGAGACAGTCGACAATAACATTGATTATATTGTCAATTATTGGATGGGAAAAGGCCTTCCTGCAGACATGATCAACTTGGGCATTCCACTTTATGGCAAGAGCTGGACACTTGGTGAAAGTGTCGAACCAGAATTCCAGGCACTAGGTGCAGGCGAAGGGGCGGCCGGCCCGTTCACGGGCCTTGCTGGAACTTTAGGATACAACGAAATTTGTAAATACATCAAAACAGACGGATGGCAGTCTGTTGATGATCCTGATCAATTGAACGGTCCATATGCTGTCTCTACAAGCAATCCCAAAACCTGGGTTAGTTATGATGACATTAAAATGGCAAGTGTCAAGAGCCAATACGTCCTGACTAATCAATTGGGAGGGGCTATGGTGTGGGATATTAGCACAGACGACTTCCACGACAGGTGTGGAGATGGAGCCAATCCTCTCATGACTACAATTTCCGAAACTGTCGTTCGCAATGGCTCCCGTTTTATTTGCTATTTTCCTAATTGGGGCTATTATCGTTCAG gTGATGGCAAATACGTGGTGGACAACATTAACGCCAGTCTTTGCACTGATTTGGTTTATGCCTTCGCGATCCTGAATGGAACAACTTACAAGATTACAGAATACGATCCTACTGTTGATTTAGGAACACAACAATTTTATGCGAAATTTATCGACCTCAAGAAGCAAAACCCTGGCCTGAAGACAACAATTGCCATTGGAGGTTGGACTGATTCTCACGATGGGACCAACAAGTATTCCAAAATGGTGGCTGATCCTACCAATCGAGCCACTTTTGTTACATCAGTTATGGAATTCCTTCAAAAGTATAAATTTGATGGCTTGGATATCGATTGGGAATATCCAAGCGGCCTGTCAGACAAAGAAGGACTGGCCAATTTGATGAAGGAACTTCGGGCCGCCTTTGGACTGCAATATTTGCTAACCGTCGCTGTGGCTGCCAATCAAACTATTATTGATCTAG GGTATGATGTGCCAGTCATGGCAGAGACAGCTGATTACATCAACGTCATGGCCTATGATATGCACGGACCGTGGGAACTTTTAACCGACCATCACGCTCCACTGTACGAAAGGGATTGGGACACTGATCCAACCAATAATGTGGACTCGGTCATCAACTATTGGATAGCTGAAGGTTTGCCGCCATCCAAAATCATGATGGGTATTCCTCTTTATGGCAAAAGCTGGACGCTGAACTACACTTACACCGAAGATCCAACACTGCCAGCACCGGGTTTGGGACCAGGGGCTCCTGGACCTTTGACCCAAGACACTACTGGCTATCTAGGCTATTACGAAATTTGTAATTCTGTCAAAAATGAAGGCTGGGAGGTAGTTGTTGATTCGGAATTCAAAATCGGCCCATACGCGTCATCGCCCAACGTACCCAAAACTTGGGTCGGATACGATGATCCGACCATGGCCAATGTCAAGAGTCGCTACGTATTGAACAAAGGACTGGGTGGAGCCATGGTTTGGGATATCAGCACAGATGATTTCAGAAATACTTGTGGTGAAGGACCCAATCCTATTATGACAAACATTTCGCGTACGGTTGGAGTGGACGTATCATCTACGACGACCTCCAAGCCCATTGTGACATCGACGACAACTGCCACATCTACTAGCGTATTGACATCGACTACGACGGCCACATCGACGAGTAGCAGTGGTGAGACATCGACGAGTGGCAATGGTGAGACATCTCCTGAAACAGGACCTACGTCGACCATAAAACTTACGACTTGGCCAAGAACGACAACGCCATGGACAACAAGGACGACCATGTTCGTCACACCGTTCAGTCCTAGCAGTGGGGATCGAATAACTAGCCATGGAAACCTACTACTGTTGATTTTTGTCATTCTATTAATGCGTGTATTAAATCGATTGTAG
- the LOC130704197 gene encoding serine/threonine-protein kinase/endoribonuclease IRE1-like, producing the protein MEEISVRKEQKISIDPDVVLGIGEFGSYIKGKFDGREIAVKKVPLQDHSFNQEEAMLKLEHPNILKLLHCYSDEHFRYYAFELCIASLDKLFLESNHLDKYNGPMPRHIEICHQLASGLEHIHSNNLVHGDIKPENALISVGSAGQDKEITIKWVHFGLTRNIGEQETSITSEVRGKYAWLAPELLKPSSTKGQSTAASDVFAQGLVFCCLFLNGEHLYGSTKNGNEIHVNIINRNPINMKKIDSKLRDRYEYDLLKKMLEDNPGNRISSADIVKQLKIIKKELTGDEDELVQQCSGGDRKRRRLDHTEEI; encoded by the exons atggaagaaatttcAGTTCGAAAAGAGCAAAAGATTTCGATCGACCCTGACGTTGTGCTAGGGATTGGTGAATTTGGGAGCTATATCAAAGGTAAGTTCGATGGGCGAGAAATCGCAGTAAAGAAAGTACCGCTACAAGACCACAGTTTCAACCAAGAGGAAGCAATGCTAAAACTGGAACATCCAAACATTCTAAAACTACTTCATTGTTATAGTGACGAGCATTTCAG GTACTATGCATTTGAATTGTGTATTGCTTCGTTGGATAAGCTGTTCTTAGAGTCGAATCACCTTGACAAATACAACGGACCTATGCCACGTCATATTGAAATTTGTCATCAATTAGCTTCGGGTCTCGAACACATCCATTCAAACAATTTAGTTCATGGAGATATTAAACCAGAAAACGCCCTTATTTCGGTGGGTTCTGCTGGCCAAGACAAAGAGATTACAATCAAATGGGTGCACTTCGGACTGACCAGAAACATCGGTGAACAAGAAACGTCGATAACAAGTGAAGTTAGAGGGAAATACGCATGGCTAGCGCCCGAGTTGCTGAAACCGAGCAGCACCAAGGGCCAAAGTACCGCCGCGAGCGACGTGTTTGCACAAGGACTTGTTTTCTGTTGTCTTTTCTTGAATGGGGAACATCTCTATGGTTCAACGAAGAATGGCAATGAAATTCATGTCAATATAATTAACCGAAATCCCATCAACATGAAAA AAATCGACAGCAAATTACGCGACCGTTACGAATATGATCtactaaagaaaatgttggaagacAATCCTGGAAATAGGATTTCATCAGCAGATATTGTCAAACAACTAAAAATCATCAAGAAAGAG CTTACTGGagatgaggatgaattggttCAACAATGTTCTGGTGGAGACCGCAAGAGAAGACGATTAGATCATACGGAAGAAATCTAA
- the LOC130704213 gene encoding uncharacterized protein LOC130704213: MSKVAWPSADTSNESDDLEMILGPVFTLLRCFGINFHEPSTKCRFLYETAKIGWAMLTLGTCGFRLMIYFPYIFSSSFADVESGKTVTHHLIEFLNYWVYVLAVYIGTVCMARWPAAKLWATMEQVLSQIPFTREDVARCRRTSIQCVCGCLVALLLNFIFLLAVEMSLESSGRRTAMTFLSVVYFYSFGSSVLFICSGRIIWTAFETVARQLEFNCCPPSTQSDAVWKYQRQFGVTCRAAEKLGNTFGFVLFATVSYTFIGFVNASYNLLKSYQYSPLTANDGEDHYYIIPRMIRLAYTMVEHLFRLWLMCHTADLIRVKALSLVPVLQSIRNDLYSRRGCNDESHEVHTFLLEVSETSPTFGVLGMFTLTKHIIISLIGSTLTYLVVLCQFSAADVNTSAPVVFNNSNH; the protein is encoded by the exons ATGTCAAAAGTAGCCTGGCCATCTGCAGATACGAGCAACGAAAGCGACGATTTGGAAATGATATTGGGTCCAGTTTTCACGCTTCTCCGATGCTTTGGCATTAATTTCCACGAACCGTCGACAAAGTGCCGTTTTCTTTACGAGACGGCCAAAATCGGATGGGCGATGCTGACTCTGGGAACGTGTGGATTTCGTTTGATGATCTACTTCCCTTACATCTTTAGCAGTTCGTTTGCCGACGTGGAGTCTGGCAAAACTGTCACGCACCACTTGATCGAATTCCTTAATTATTGGGTCTACGTTTTAGCCGTTTACATTGGAACCGTTTGCATGGCCAG ATGGCCAGCCGCTAAGTTGTGGGCAACTATGGAACAAGTGCTGTCTCAAATCCCGTTCACTCGGGAGGACGTTGCCCGTTGTCGCAGAACTTCTATCCAATGCGTCTGTGGATGTCTCGTAGCA TTGCTGCtgaattttatatttttgctggCTGTGGAAATGTCACTCGAATCCTCCGGCAGGAGGACAGCAATGACGTTTCTCTCTGTCGTCTACTTTTACTCGTTCGGATCGTCTGTTCTTTTCATCTGCTCCGGAAGAATAATTTGGACCGCTTTTGAAACGGTTGCTCGCCAGTTGGAGTTCAATTGCTGTCCACCATCAACCCAATCAGACGCCGTTTGGAAGTATCAACGGCAATTTGGTGTTACATGCCGGGCAGCCGAGAAGCTGGGCAATACTTTTGGCTTTGTGCTTTTCGCCACTGTGTCGTACACTTTCATCGGCTTCGTCAACGCGTCCTACAACTTGCTGAAATCATACCAATATTCGCCATTAACAGCGAATGATGGAGAAGATCATTATTACATCATTCCCAGGATGATACGATTGGCGTACACGATGGTTGAGCATCTCTTCCGGTTGTGGTTGATGTGCCACACGGCAGATCTCATCCGCGTCAAAGCCCTTTCTCTTGTCCCCGTTTTGCAAAGCATCCGCAATGACCTCTACTCCCGCCGAGGTTGCAACGATGAAAGCCACGAG GTTCATACTTTCTTGTTGGAAGTGTCTGAAACGTCACCAACGTTCGGAGTGTTGGGCATGTTTACGCTCACTAAGCACATAATCATTTCT CTAATTGGCTCCACTCTAACTTACCTGGTGGTCTTGTGTCAATTCAGCGCAGCCGACGTCAATACGTCTGCACCCGTGGTTTTCAACAATTCCAACCATTAG